taaagtgatttttgtttatgtaatggaagttttattttttaatgctaggTGCATAAGGAGACAATAGATGCTGTACCAAATGCAATACCTGGGAGAACAGACATTGAGTTGGAAATATATGGTATGGAAGGTATTCCAGAAAAAGACATGGATGAAAGACGTCGACTTCTTGAACAGAAAACACAAGGTAAATATTTTGGAGTGAGAATAGTGCTGATTTCAAGAATAAATTTGATTGTAGATTTGGAAGTCTTCTATTGTAAAGGAGACTAGATcatctgcttcctaagtagctcagATTGTTGGTGTATACTATCATAGAATTGTAATATTACATACTGTTTTTCCTATATGTctttacatgtttttgttttgttttgttttgttttttttgccagtcctggggcttggggcttgaactcagggcctgaccactgtccctggctttttgcttaaggatagcactctgccaacttgagccacagtgccacttctggccattttctatatatgtggtgcggaggaatagaacctagggcttcatgtatacaaggcaagcacttgcctctaggccatattcccagcccatgtcttACATGTTTAGTAGTGGTGTTTGTTTGACTTGGTGTTTGAACTTCAGACTGTTAAGATTGTAGAAATTTACTaatctattttttttggggggggggggcagtcctgggccttgaactcggcctgagtactgtccctggcttctttttgctcaaggctagcactttgccactggagccacagcgccacttctggccgttttctgtatatgtggtgctggggaatcgaacccagggcctcatgtctacaaggcaagcactcttgccactaggccatatccccagccccgaaattcACTAATCTAttaagcttttttgtttaaagtaaaactgagcccagtgccagtggtttacgcctgtaatcctagcggctTGGCCAGCCACAGCAAGTctttgtgagactccaattaaccactcaaactggaagtggtgctgtggctggagtggtaaagcactagccttgaggctcaGGGTCATTGCCcctaggccccccccccccccccccccagttcaagcctcacaactaacaaaagaaaaaagtgaaactgATTTGAGGCCAttgctggggttgaactcagggcctgagcattgtccctgtcttcttttttgatcaaggctagcactctgccacttgagccacagtaacacttcaggaattgaacccaagtcttcatgtatacgaggggagcactttaccactaggccatatttctagccccttatttttgcttttaatagCAGGATGTTGACACTTGGAAGAATGTAGGTTttgaatattttacttaaaatactATCTGAACAATTTTTTCGCAGAGAGtcaaaaaaagaagcaacaagATGATTCTGATgaatatgatgatgatgactcTGCAGCTTCAACTTCATTTCAGCCACAGCCTGTTCAGCCTCAACAAGGTTATATCCCACCAATGGTCCAGCCAGGACTGCCACCAGTTCCAGGAGCACCAGGAATGCCGCCAGGTAGCACACGAAGTTGTTtgaaatttaacattttaaagtttttattgatAGAGCATAGAAGTGTTCCTTCTGAGCATGGGACATGGTTCAGTTTCAAATTCATTACTATCCCGCCCTCCAAAAAGTATTTTGTCCTTATAACCCTTAAATTTGTAATTGTTTTGTTGCAATTCTTTATTTGTAGGCATACCTCCATTAATGCCAGGTGTTCCTCCTCTGATGCCAGGAATGCCACCAGTTATGCCAGGCATGCCACCTGGGTAAGGATTTTTAATTGGCTCTTGAGCGTTTGTCTAGTAATTATTAATATGAattaagtcctttttttttttttttttgcttctagaAAGTATGGGTTCTAAAAGTTTTCGCTAATAAAGGGTCAGCTAATAAATTTGAGGTATAAATTTGCCTCTCAGAATAATAGCGTTTTGGGCTTTAGAATGTTTATAAGGAACCACCTGCTTCTGCTAGATTTGCTGTAATTGGAATAATTGAAGATTTGACTTTCTGAGATTCAGAACTGCCCCATCACACTTTCTATTTGTGTGCAGAGAAAACTCTTTAATTTGTCAAAGCATCAGTAAAAACTATACTGAATCTGAGGTACTTAAGTGTTTTGTGATGAGAGGTATACAATACACTTTCCCACTGTATTTTGAAAATCACAGTTAGATTTTGATTTTGTCATACATTTTCACAGATTGCATCATCAGAGAAAATACACCCAGTCATTTTGCGGTGAAAACATGTAAGCATTTCATTCATAATGTAATTTAGGCCGTATATGGTCATAAtgtcattttgtgtgtgtttattgatAGCTATTTAGTTGAATTCAGAAATATTCTAACCTTCCTCACTAAAACATAAATTTGCAAGCTAATTGACACAGGTCTCTTAAGGAAAAGAATTTAAACATCTTTGAGGAAACGACCGTTAAAAAGTGCTGAGACCTGCTAAACTGATAAGCAAAAGTATTCTGCTAAATGAATCATGCTTTATTATAGATTGTCTTCTTCCAATTAGAAATTATTATATAGAAGTTACACTTCTGATGACATGATTTGGGACTTTGGGGACTAGCTCAGTGGTAAGAGAACATGCCTAGCATACTCCAGGCCCTATTATCAGTCCTCAGCACCAAGAAACCTAGGTCTTGACAAACTTAAAGTGAATTGGACACTGATGTGAAGGTGAACTTTTTCTAGGAGAAAGCTTGATgcgcatatatttttatttaaatcatggTTTGGTATTATATATCTATTGTAAAGAATCACCagacagccaggcgctggtgtctcatgcctagaatcctaactactcaggcagctgagatctgaggattgtagttcaaagccagggaggtctgtgagcctcttatctccagacagttaaccactaaaaagccagaagggagtgtggctcaaagtggtagagaactaatcttgagtaaaaaagctcagggagaatgtcTAGGCTCTTCAGTGTaagcaaaaaaaagtctctggGAGTCTTGAGTCTACTTCTGATTAATTTTAATTCTTATTCTGGTACATTTACATTGAGTATTTTTCTGTTGAAAATTCTGACAACTAAAGTGGAATTTTTCTAATTATGTGGATATTtgacaaatgaaacaaaagattCTGTTTTCTAGTTAAACATTACATTTTAGGCAAAATCTAATGCTCGTTATCAGTCACTTCGTTTTGTCAAAGACAATTTTTCTCACTTTATGGTAAATGGTGTTTATTAGGTTTTAgaggatttattttaatatgattGTTGTAGTATATGATTGGTTCTTTCAACTTGATTTATTTCAACATTGAGATCAAATTAAATTCTTTGTTGTTTCAGGCTATAGCCAAAATGTTTTCTTGTGGTCTATACTGTTAATTAACATTGTTTCTTGAAATGTATTTGCTTTTTAATAGAATGATGCCAATGGGTGGAATGATGCCACCTGGACCTGGAATACCTCCTCTGATGCCTGGAATGCCACCAGGTATGATGTGTTAAATAATTTCCTTCAGGATAATGTGAACTCAGTATGGGAGAGcatgtcccttagccttttcacttaaaggcttggctctaccacttgagccacagctccacttcatttctttgttaattaattggagagaagtcttgtggattgtctgcctgggctggctttgaattgtggtcctctgatctcaacctcctttgtagcttggattacaggcaagagctaccagTGCTTAGCTTTTTGTTTGAGGGGAGAAGGGTTACTGGGGCCAGGGCCCAGAACATTGTACTTTGCCTCTGAGTTTCTAAATCAGTAAACATCAGTACTGTTTTGTCCATTTTCAGGGTTTTGTGGTATTTTACACATGAAAGTGCTATAAAGGAAAAGTTTGAGAAGTAACTGTGGTCAGGACCAAGTACCGAAGTTCCTGGACTACTGAGTTGTTTGGCAGAGAGTGGGGTGTGTCCGTCTGTTCccgaacttgaactcagggcctaaatgctatccctgagcacttgGCAGAAGTTCTAGTTTGGGTTTTATGATGGttgatggaaataagagtctcacagactttcctgcacaggcttgctttgaacaatgatcctcagatttcagcctcctgggtagctaggattacaggcatgaatcactggctaAATGTTGCATTGACTGTGTCTGCGCACCCCTCTCCCTCATTTCTGTTGCAGGTATGCCTCCCCCTGTTCCACGTCCTGGAATTCCTCCAATGACTCAAGCACAGGCTGTTTCAGCACCAGGTATTCTTAATAGGCCACCTGCACCAACAGCAACAGTACCTGCTCCACAGCCTCCAGTTACTAAGCCTCTTTTCCCCAGTGCTGGACAGGTAAGGTGAAATCACTAAAAAAGGTCTGCACTTATACTTGGGTAGTGTTTACCACAGGTTAAATAAACAAcctctcatttttcatttttacatgtcATGATTCTCTAGTTTTAAAGTGTGAAGATGCATGAATAGTTAATTTGTCATCCTGGTTATAAACTGGAAATGAACAATGAAATTTTGctgatttaaatataaaatgctgaGATGTTACTGTTTCCCTCTTGAACTGTAATTGTAACTGGAATGAGGCCAAAGCCAAAGATGAAAGTCTTTTAAGATTAGCAGAACAATTCTTGGAGCCTGATCCAACTTAGAATGGTGCTGTGTTCTTTTGGAAGGGCATCATACAAGGGCTTTCAATTTAGTCAAACTTAGTTCCTCAATGGTCTTGTCTTGTAAAACCTTTTCCAAAATATACTGAAAGATGCTTCTGTTACATGTGAACGCATAACAACTGAcacctttggtttttttttaaattacatttagaATTAGTAGATGTGTTTTAAGATAATtaggatttactttttttttttttagattattgGATGCATAGTTCTCCTACTTGTGGATACTCAATTAAAATTATTGCTTTTAAGCTGGGGACTGATGACTCATGCATgccttattcaggaggctgacatctgagcatcATAATTGAAGTCAGCCTGtgtaggagagtctgtgagactctgatctccaattaaccaccaaaaagccagaaatggaactgttagcccactagccttgagcacaaaagctgacagtgacccaggacttgaattcaaggccacagAAGTACACGTATTAAAAAATAGATATaccttctgtacaacaccttgacaataaaattacacacacacacaaccattaaGCATATTGACTTAATGCTTTTGTGATTTGGGTTGGAAATTTTGTTTGAAATGTTCACATTGGCATTGATCTTTTGTAGAAATTGATAATAGAATTGAAATGTCACTAATGTATCTTTATCagtttaaagtattttaattcCGCAATGTAAAACATACTagttttagaaaagaaatggTGGTTACGTAGGTTTATTGGTAACCGAATTTTTAAAAGGTTTTGAGGCTCACACTTTTCACTGCTATTGTAAATGCCTTAGCTGCCTACCTCTAAGTACATGACATTTGATTGCATTAAATTTTGCATTTATAAAAATGCAATCCATACTGAAAGTCTGCCACGTGGCTTATTTTTTACCCATTTGTTTGGAGACTTttcattgtttcctttcttttatgcTACAGATGGGGACACCTGTCACAAGCTCAAGTACAGCTTCATCCAATTCAGAAAGTCTGTCTGCATCTTCTAAAGCTCTGTTTCCTAGCACAGCACAAGTACGCAGGAAGTTGCAGTTTAAAATTGTTAAAATGGCTTTATAACTTAACCCTTTGGACCCTACTTTAAAGCTAAATCCTTATTAGTAAAAATATGTATTGTTtagtattttaaaagtaaaattatgaTAATCAACAATGATATTTGAACTCATactaacaaccaaaaacaaaaagcccaaagtgtacCCCATACTCGGTTCTAAAGGGTTAAAGCATGTGAGCAGTAAATGCATTATAATAGTGGCCAGTGGTTAGTTTGATGCATGGTTAAGCTAGTTTTGGTTTATGCAGTTTAATGCATCACATCCTGTGTAAGGAAATTTTAGTACTCTGCATTTTGGTTCTAAAGTTGACCTAGTTGAAGATTGAGATACTTGTATTATGAAAGGTATAACTCATTTGTTTTGAGAACATAGCACAACTGGTAATGCAACTTGTATAGCTACTGTGAGACTGCTTCAACTCCCAGTATtgcaaaaagtgtgtgtgtgtgtgtgtgtgtgtgtgtgtgtgtgttactgataACTTCTTAATTAGGAGCTTGCTAAGTTAGTTTCTAGCA
This sequence is a window from Perognathus longimembris pacificus isolate PPM17 chromosome 17, ASM2315922v1, whole genome shotgun sequence. Protein-coding genes within it:
- the Znf207 gene encoding BUB3-interacting and GLEBS motif-containing protein ZNF207 isoform X1, whose translation is MGRKKKKQLKPWCWYCNRDFDDEKILIQHQKAKHFKCHICHKKLYTGPGLAIHCMQVHKETIDAVPNAIPGRTDIELEIYGMEGIPEKDMDERRRLLEQKTQESQKKKQQDDSDEYDDDDSAASTSFQPQPVQPQQGYIPPMVQPGLPPVPGAPGMPPGIPPLMPGVPPLMPGMPPVMPGMPPGLHHQRKYTQSFCGENIMMPMGGMMPPGPGIPPLMPGMPPGMPPPVPRPGIPPMTQAQAVSAPGILNRPPAPTATVPAPQPPVTKPLFPSAGQMGTPVTSSSTASSNSESLSASSKALFPSTAQAQAAVQGPVGTDFKPLNNTPATTTEPPKPTFPAYTQSTASTTSTTNSTAAKPAASITSKPATLTTTSATSKLIHPDEDISLEERRAQLPKYQRNLPRPGQAPIGNPPVGPIGGMMPPQPGIPQQQGMRPPMPPHGQYGGHHQGMPGYLPGAMPPYGQGPPMVPPYQGGPPRPPMGMRPPVMSQGGRY